A single genomic interval of Gossypium raimondii isolate GPD5lz chromosome 11, ASM2569854v1, whole genome shotgun sequence harbors:
- the LOC105802153 gene encoding protein JOKA2 isoform X2, producing the protein MESDLVIKVKYGDTLRRFTACIDDGERRGLNMAGLRAKISGLFNFPVDTELTLTYIDEDGDVVTLVDDDDLYDVMRQRLKFLRIDVQPNNDKLGEPCAASSQSSTPLRSPSFQPPSEGFNTVAADILKSAPDPLRGTLSEVLSNLSSDVALIVASASPVLGDLVECLSKTGQSYLGPVSNSGAAADSSMQPVASSVSHCTTVGATDPDPLGDGGLRVVLPKSTDVNSTCKANKEGNTGNATRGVNVPAVPDPDSIDLNVDPLSDANLTGCAPMASEPSSSNIFACNDQKNAKEIMGRKKGKSVSFDTSASFIDATVKFYPINVMGKDPSNECPFSGVPVANDPVAPPSFSPSKRVFSSTAGNVMFGTFHKGIQCDGCGVLPIAGPRFKSKVKDDYDLCSICFSKMGNEADYIRMDRPVHSSNPWFCRASNDPPKLESRFVLDVNVIDGTVMMPSTPFTKIWRMRNNGTVPWFHGMQLVWIGGDKLRNTISVDIEIPPDGVPVDGELDIAVDFTAPQLPGRFVSYWRMASQAGIKFGQHVWVLIHVDASLKDMNTDNAQGLNLNLPPENSGSRDTEVCNSNVGPALVKPLINEQSTKEQSLNNRDVTTPIHTLSSFAAHSPIIDHQDISLLAFPETPSPSSLSSYPIIDLSEAALDEPVPLSPLPAPCEQAPSEEESENAVEQTLLKELEDMGFKQVDLNKEILRMNEYDLEKSIDDLCGVAEWDPVLEELQEMGFCDAEMNKMLLKKNNGSITAVVMDLLGGEGA; encoded by the exons ATGGAATCCGATCTCGTTATCaag GTGAAGTATGGAGATACACTAAGGCGTTTCACTGCTTGTATTGATGATGGTGAACGTCGTGGTCTTAACATGGCTGGACTGAGGGCAAAAATTTCTGGGCTTTTCAATTTTCCTGTTGATACTGAACTTACTCTGACATATATTGATGAAGATGGGGATGTTGTTACCCTTGTGGATGATGATGATCTGTATGATGTGATGAGGCAACGCCTCAAATTCTTGAGGATTGATGTGCAGCCGAATAATGATAAGCTTGGTGAACCATGTGCCGCATCAAGCCAAAGTTCTACCCCTTTGAGATCGCCGTCTTTTCAGCCTCCATCGGAGGGCTTTAATACTGTTGCTGCTGATATTCTGAAATCTGCACCGGATCCTCTACGTGGCACTCTAAGTGAAGTTTTATCAAACCTCTCCTCTGATGTTGCTTTGATAGTGGCATCTGCTAGTCCAGTGTTGGGTGATCTGGTGGAGTGCTTGTCTAAGACGGGACAATCCTACCTTGGTCCTGTTTCGAACTCTGGAGCTGCTGCTGATTCAAGCATGCAACCTGTAGCATCTTCTGTGAGCCATTGTACCACAGTTGGTGCTACTGACCCAGATCCTTTAGGGGATGGTGGCTTGCGAGTGGTTTTACCTAAATCTACAGATGTCAATTCAACTTGCAAGGCTAACAAGGAAGGCAATACTGGAAATGCAACAAGAGGTGTGAATGTACCTGCTGTTCCTGATCCTGATTCTATTGATTTGAATGTTGACCCACTTTCTGATGCCAACCTGACCGGATGTGCTCCCATGGCTTCTGAACCATCTTCATCGAACATTTTTGCTTGTAATGACCAGAAAAACGCTAAAGAGATCATGGGTCGTAAGAAGGGAAAGAGTGTTAGCTTTGATACATCAGCTTCCTTTATTGATGCTACGGTGAAATTTTATCCCATCAACGTGATGGGTAAGGATCCTTCAAATGAATGTCCCTTCAGTGGAGTGCCAGTAGCAAACGACCCTGTTGCGCCTCCTTCCTTTAGTCCAAGTAAGAGGGTCTTTTCTTCGACTGCTGGAAATGTGATGTTTGGTACATTCCACAAGGGAATTCAATGTGATGGTTGTGGGGTTCTTCCCATTGCTGGACCCCGGTTCAAGTCCAAAGT AAAAGACGATTATGATCTTTGCAGCATCTGCTTTTCCAAAATGGGAAATGAAGCTGATTACATCAGAATGGACAGGCCTGTGCATTCCTCTAATCCATGGTTTTGCAGGGCATCAAATGATCCT CCTAAGCTAGAAAGTCGCTTCGTCTTGGATGTCAATGTAATAGATGGGACTGTAATGATGCCATCTACTCCATTCACAAAGATCTGGCGGATGCGCAATAATGGTACTGTGCCTTGGTTTCATGGTATGCAACTGGTCTGGATTGGGGGAGACAAATTAAGAAACACAATTTCAGTTGATATAGAG ATTCCTCCTGATGGTGTACCTGTTGATGGGGAACTAGATATTGCTGTTGATTTTACTGCACCACAGTTGCCAGGTCGATTTGTTTCTTACTGGAGGATGGCATCACAAGCTGGCATAAAATTTGGGCAACATGTCTGGGTTCTCATCCAT GTTGATGCTTCTCTTAAGGATATGAATACTGATAACGCTCAGGGATTGAACTTGAATTTGCCCCCTGAAAATAGTGGCTCAAGAGACACTGAGGTTTGCAACTCTAATGTAGGCCCTGCACTGGTGAAGCCCCTGATTAATGAACAATCAACAAAGGAGCAGTCATTAAACAACAGAGATGTTACAACCCCTATTCACACATTATCTTCATTTGCGGCACATTCTCCCATCATTGATCACCAAGATATCTCACTCCTTGCATTTCCGGAAACTCCATCTCCGTCATCGTTATCATCCTATCCCATCATTGATCTCTCAGAAGCAGCTCTTGATGAGCCGGTGCCACTGTCACCCCTGCCTGCACCATGCGAACAAGCACCATCTGAAGAGGAAAGTGAAAATGCTGTTGAGCAAACACTACTAAAGGAGCTTGAAGATATGGGATTCAAGCAGGTCGATTTGAACAAGGAGATCTTGAGGATGAACGAATACGATCTGGAGAAGTCTATAGATGATCTATGTGGAGTAGCTGAATGGGATCCCGTACTTGAGGAACTGCAAGAAATG GGTTTCTGTGATGCAGAAATGAACAAAATGCTGCTGAAGAAGAACAATGGGAGCATCACAGCAGTTGTCATGGATCTTCTAGGTGGAGAAGGGGCTTAA
- the LOC105802151 gene encoding pentatricopeptide repeat-containing protein At3g48250, chloroplastic → MNRSKAILSSLRLANSLLSTRLTSTPSFSSQVTRFSSQLSFQSHSSLLTNIHQSLSFSTKPNSLLQLILTNDWSGELETSLHEFKSALTHETVIYVLKKLDKDSKKASSFFNWVRQENGFKPNSSVYSFMLRIFANKATMKEFWITLREMKDLGFYLDEETYYTIHSSFRNNKMPSDVVALTHFYKRMVEENAKDSIARKVADVIAGDEWSSETEKILDGMGTDLSDNLVIRVLKELRTYPRKGLQFFHWASKGSNYKHNTVTYNALIRVLARLDSIAEFWGVVDEMKGEGFEMDIDTYIKVSRNFQKFKMLEDAVKLYEIMMDGPYKPSAQDCSLLLRSISSADGQDLSLVFRVVNKYEAAGYSLSKAIYDGIHRSLTKVGKFDEAEKIMKAMKNAGCEPDNITYSQLVFGLCKARRLEEACKVLDEMKANGCCPDIKTWTILIQGHCDANQIDDALMCFAKMVKTCEADADLLDVLINSFISQNRVDGAYKLLVEMVNVVHLRPWQATFKLLIEKLLGKRKLEESMNLLKLMKKQNYPPYPEPFVQYISKQGTVEDAVEFLKALSVKEYPSIGAYLHTLESFLEEGRHTEAQDLLYKCPHHIRNHPKTSQLFGTKSTA, encoded by the coding sequence ATGAATCGGTCCAAGGCAATCCTCTCCTCACTCAGGTTAGCCAACTCGCTTCTTTCCACTCGACTCACCTCAACTCCTTCCTTCTCCTCTCAGGTGACTCGCTTCTCTTCACAGCTCTCGTTTCAATCACACTCTTCTCTTCTAACCAACATCCATCAAAGCCTTTCCTTCTCTACAAAACCCAACTCGTTGCTTCAACTCATTCTGACCAACGATTGGTCTGGCGAGTTAGAAACCTCCTTACACGAGTTTAAATCTGCATTGACTCATGAAACTGTCATCTATGTTCTTAAGAAACTCGATAAAGACTCCAAAAAGGCATCGAGTTTCTTCAATTGGGTGCGTCAAGAAAATGGGTTTAAACCCAATTCTTCTGTCTATAGCTTTATGCTTAGGATTTTTGCTAATAAAGCCACAATGAAAGAGTTCTGGATAACTTTAAGGGAAATGAAGGACCTGGGTTTTTATCTTGACGAAGAAACTTATTATACAATCCATTCTTCTTTTAGAAACAATAAGATGCCTAGTGATGTTGTGGCCTTAACCCATTTTTATAAAAGGATGGTTGAAGAGAATGCTAAGGATAGTATTGCTCGTAAGGTAGCTGATGTTATTGCTGGGGATGAATGGAGCAGTGAGACTGAGAAAATATTAGATGGTATGGGAACTGATTTGTCTGATAATTTAGTGATAAGGGTGTTGAAGGAACTTAGAACTTACCCTAGGAAAGGTTTACAGTTTTTTCATTGGGCCAGTAAGGGTTCGAATTATAAGCATAATACAGTTACTTACAATGCTCTTATAAGGGTTCTTGCTAGGCTTGATTCTATTGCTGAGTTTTGGGGTGTTGTTGATGAGATGAAAGGTGAAGGATTTGAGATGGATATCGATACGTATATAAAAGTTTCGAGGAACTTTCAGAAGTTTAAGATGTTGGAGGATGCTGTGAAACTTTATGAAATCATGATGGATGGTCCATATAAGCCTTCAGCACAAGATTGCAGCTTACTCTTACGGAGCATTTCCAGTGCTGATGGACAAGATTTGAGTTTGGTGTTCAGGGTAGTGAATAAATACGAGGCTGCTGGATATTCACTGTCCAAGGCTATTTATGACGGGATTCATCGTTCTTTAACCAAGGTGGGTAAGTTTGATGAAGCGGAGAAGATCATGAAAGCAATGAAAAATGCTGGGTGCGAACCTGATAACATTACGTACAGCCAACTGGTGTTTGGACTTTGTAAAGCAAGAAGACTCGAAGAAGCCTGCAAAGTGTTGGATGAAATGAAAGCAAATGGATGCTGTCCGGATATCAAGACATGGACTATTTTGATTCAAGGCCATTGTGATGCTAATCAGATCGATGATGCATTGATGTGTTTCGCAAAGATGGTGAAAACCTGCGAAGCGGATGCTGACTTGTTGGATGTCTTAATAAACAGTTTCATCAGTCAGAATAGAGTAGATGGTGCATACAAATTGCTGGTGGAGATGGTAAATGTAGTTCACTTAAGACCTTGGCAAGCAACATTTAAACTTCTTATAGAGAAGCTTCTGGGGAAAAGAAAACTCGAAGAATCGATGAACCTTCTTAAGTTGATGAAGAAACAAAACTACCCACCTTACCCTGAACCTTTCGTTCAATATATTTCAAAGCAGGGGACTGTGGAGGACGCTGTGGAGTTCTTGAAAGCATTGAGTGTGAAGGAATATCCAAGCATTGGAGCTTACCTTCATACTCTTGAATCATTTTTGGAGGAAGGTAGACATACTGAGGCACAAGATCTGCTATATAAATGCCCTCATCATATTCGTAATCATCCTAAAACATCTCAACTCTTTGGCACCAAATCTACTGCTTGA
- the LOC105802150 gene encoding uncharacterized protein LOC105802150 — MLGSSKPSTPLPPFLFSLSIRKIRTRNQIKSFQEGYSKLMEKENEGNKISSFQGFLKLTKRVRKSKTNSFTTSIFSLPNELLITEVLARVAATSVCDFLNLILSCNAFHQTANDNYILGHVSLDKVPVIPWRSPKQAFFLEKCKETGHPEALYREGVVQYFSFAKEGEGLNCLNSAAKVGHVGAAYVLGVILLCIEEGGEGRRLLNYVKSKKGIGESRKKFKDVINRLWLNNFLEPKPNACPMQAQHRRKQRWPSDDDDDNDVSCEACGCHLQYLLAVAVLESSRERRVLNFNFGSGKV, encoded by the exons ATGCTCGGTTCCTCAAAACCTTCAACTCCTCTTCCtccctttctcttttccctttcaATCCGTAAAATTAGAACAAGGAACCAAATCAAAAGTTTTCAGGAAGGTTATTCTAAGttgatggaaaaagaaaatgaaggcaataaaatatcatcatttcagGGTTTCCTTAAACTAACCAAAAGAGTTagaaaaagcaaaacaaattCATTTACAACGTCCATCTTCTCACTTCCAAATGAGCTACTCATCACAGAGGTTTTAGCTCGGGTGGCTGCCACTTCTGTCTGTGATTTCTTGAATCTCATCTTaag CTGCAACGCTTTTCATCAAACGGCTAATGATAACTACATACTTGGACATGTATCCCTTGACAAGGTTCCTGTTATTCCATGGCGTTCACCTAAACAAGCTTTCTTCTTGGAAAAATGCAAAGAGACTGGACATCCAGAAGCTTTATACAGGGAAGGAGTG GTCCAATACTTCAGCTTCGCAAAGGAGGGAGAGGGACTAAACTGTCTAAACAGTGCAGCAAAAGTAGGGCATGTGGGAGCTGCTTATGTGCTGGGAGTTATCCTACTTTGCATAGAGGAAGGAGGAGAGGGTAGACGACTTCTAAATTACGTAAAATCAAAAAAAGGAATCGGAGAAAGCCGAAAGAAATTTAAGGATGTAATTAATAGACTTTGGCTCAACAATTTCTTGGAACCCAAGCCTAATGCTTGTCCAATGCAAGCACAGCACAGAAGAAAACAAAGGTGGCCTAGCGACGATGACGATGACAATGATGTGAGTTGTGAAGCTTGCGGGTGCCACTTGCAA TACTTACTTGCGGTAGCGGTGCTTGAAAGCAGCCGAGAGCGCCGTgtattgaactttaattttggaAGTGGGAAAGTTTGA
- the LOC105802153 gene encoding protein JOKA2 isoform X1, translating to MESDLVIKVKYGDTLRRFTACIDDGERRGLNMAGLRAKISGLFNFPVDTELTLTYIDEDGDVVTLVDDDDLYDVMRQRLKFLRIDVQPNNDKLGEPCAASSQSSTPLRSPSFQPPSEGFNTVAADILKSAPDPLRGTLSEVLSNLSSDVALIVASASPVLGDLVECLSKTGQSYLGPVSNSGAAADSSMQPVASSVSHCTTVGATDPDPLGDGGLRVVLPKSTDVNSTCKANKEGNTGNATRGVNVPAVPDPDSIDLNVDPLSDANLTGCAPMASEPSSSNIFACNDQKNAKEIMGRKKGKSVSFDTSASFIDATVKFYPINVMGKDPSNECPFSGVPVANDPVAPPSFSPSKRVFSSTAGNVMFGTFHKGIQCDGCGVLPIAGPRFKSKVKDDYDLCSICFSKMGNEADYIRMDRPVHSSNPWFCRASNDPIPSALPHVLRNRALMSAQPKLESRFVLDVNVIDGTVMMPSTPFTKIWRMRNNGTVPWFHGMQLVWIGGDKLRNTISVDIEIPPDGVPVDGELDIAVDFTAPQLPGRFVSYWRMASQAGIKFGQHVWVLIHVDASLKDMNTDNAQGLNLNLPPENSGSRDTEVCNSNVGPALVKPLINEQSTKEQSLNNRDVTTPIHTLSSFAAHSPIIDHQDISLLAFPETPSPSSLSSYPIIDLSEAALDEPVPLSPLPAPCEQAPSEEESENAVEQTLLKELEDMGFKQVDLNKEILRMNEYDLEKSIDDLCGVAEWDPVLEELQEMGFCDAEMNKMLLKKNNGSITAVVMDLLGGEGA from the exons ATGGAATCCGATCTCGTTATCaag GTGAAGTATGGAGATACACTAAGGCGTTTCACTGCTTGTATTGATGATGGTGAACGTCGTGGTCTTAACATGGCTGGACTGAGGGCAAAAATTTCTGGGCTTTTCAATTTTCCTGTTGATACTGAACTTACTCTGACATATATTGATGAAGATGGGGATGTTGTTACCCTTGTGGATGATGATGATCTGTATGATGTGATGAGGCAACGCCTCAAATTCTTGAGGATTGATGTGCAGCCGAATAATGATAAGCTTGGTGAACCATGTGCCGCATCAAGCCAAAGTTCTACCCCTTTGAGATCGCCGTCTTTTCAGCCTCCATCGGAGGGCTTTAATACTGTTGCTGCTGATATTCTGAAATCTGCACCGGATCCTCTACGTGGCACTCTAAGTGAAGTTTTATCAAACCTCTCCTCTGATGTTGCTTTGATAGTGGCATCTGCTAGTCCAGTGTTGGGTGATCTGGTGGAGTGCTTGTCTAAGACGGGACAATCCTACCTTGGTCCTGTTTCGAACTCTGGAGCTGCTGCTGATTCAAGCATGCAACCTGTAGCATCTTCTGTGAGCCATTGTACCACAGTTGGTGCTACTGACCCAGATCCTTTAGGGGATGGTGGCTTGCGAGTGGTTTTACCTAAATCTACAGATGTCAATTCAACTTGCAAGGCTAACAAGGAAGGCAATACTGGAAATGCAACAAGAGGTGTGAATGTACCTGCTGTTCCTGATCCTGATTCTATTGATTTGAATGTTGACCCACTTTCTGATGCCAACCTGACCGGATGTGCTCCCATGGCTTCTGAACCATCTTCATCGAACATTTTTGCTTGTAATGACCAGAAAAACGCTAAAGAGATCATGGGTCGTAAGAAGGGAAAGAGTGTTAGCTTTGATACATCAGCTTCCTTTATTGATGCTACGGTGAAATTTTATCCCATCAACGTGATGGGTAAGGATCCTTCAAATGAATGTCCCTTCAGTGGAGTGCCAGTAGCAAACGACCCTGTTGCGCCTCCTTCCTTTAGTCCAAGTAAGAGGGTCTTTTCTTCGACTGCTGGAAATGTGATGTTTGGTACATTCCACAAGGGAATTCAATGTGATGGTTGTGGGGTTCTTCCCATTGCTGGACCCCGGTTCAAGTCCAAAGT AAAAGACGATTATGATCTTTGCAGCATCTGCTTTTCCAAAATGGGAAATGAAGCTGATTACATCAGAATGGACAGGCCTGTGCATTCCTCTAATCCATGGTTTTGCAGGGCATCAAATGATCCT atTCCAAGTGCACTCCCACATGTCTTGAGGAATCGTGCATTGATGTCAGCTCAGCCTAAGCTAGAAAGTCGCTTCGTCTTGGATGTCAATGTAATAGATGGGACTGTAATGATGCCATCTACTCCATTCACAAAGATCTGGCGGATGCGCAATAATGGTACTGTGCCTTGGTTTCATGGTATGCAACTGGTCTGGATTGGGGGAGACAAATTAAGAAACACAATTTCAGTTGATATAGAG ATTCCTCCTGATGGTGTACCTGTTGATGGGGAACTAGATATTGCTGTTGATTTTACTGCACCACAGTTGCCAGGTCGATTTGTTTCTTACTGGAGGATGGCATCACAAGCTGGCATAAAATTTGGGCAACATGTCTGGGTTCTCATCCAT GTTGATGCTTCTCTTAAGGATATGAATACTGATAACGCTCAGGGATTGAACTTGAATTTGCCCCCTGAAAATAGTGGCTCAAGAGACACTGAGGTTTGCAACTCTAATGTAGGCCCTGCACTGGTGAAGCCCCTGATTAATGAACAATCAACAAAGGAGCAGTCATTAAACAACAGAGATGTTACAACCCCTATTCACACATTATCTTCATTTGCGGCACATTCTCCCATCATTGATCACCAAGATATCTCACTCCTTGCATTTCCGGAAACTCCATCTCCGTCATCGTTATCATCCTATCCCATCATTGATCTCTCAGAAGCAGCTCTTGATGAGCCGGTGCCACTGTCACCCCTGCCTGCACCATGCGAACAAGCACCATCTGAAGAGGAAAGTGAAAATGCTGTTGAGCAAACACTACTAAAGGAGCTTGAAGATATGGGATTCAAGCAGGTCGATTTGAACAAGGAGATCTTGAGGATGAACGAATACGATCTGGAGAAGTCTATAGATGATCTATGTGGAGTAGCTGAATGGGATCCCGTACTTGAGGAACTGCAAGAAATG GGTTTCTGTGATGCAGAAATGAACAAAATGCTGCTGAAGAAGAACAATGGGAGCATCACAGCAGTTGTCATGGATCTTCTAGGTGGAGAAGGGGCTTAA